The stretch of DNA AATTCCCGCGTGCCGGCGCGGCCCTTCCCGCTCCCAGCTTCCTTCCACGAGGCGATCGGTGAAGCTGGCCGCGATCTCTTTCGAGCCGTCCGTGCATCTGTCAAGCACGACCACGATCTCATCGGCGAAATCAAGGCGTTCGAGGCAGGCGGCGAGCTGATGGGCCTCGTTGTGCACGACAACAACGGCGGAAAGCTGGGCTGGGTTGGCGGGCGTGTCCAATCGGGGCCTCGGCAGGCTGGGCGGGATGAGGACGGCAAGCCCGATGTTATAGGGACCGTCCCGCCCCTTGCCAAGCAGCGCGGCCCGCCGGGACACCCCTTGCCAAACCGCAGCTCCGTGCTTAGGTGAGAAGTGCTTTGATGTTTCGTTTTTTCCAGGTCTCCGCCCGCATATGTCCGAGGTCAGCCAAATCGTTCCCCTCCCTGCCCGGGGCCTGCTGCGCCTGACCGGCCCGGACCGTGTCACCTTCCTCGATAATCTCGTTTCCAACGACATCACCACGCTGGCGGCCGACCGGGCGGTGTACGCCACATTGCTGACCCCGCAGGGCATGTTCCTTCATGATTTTCTGATCGTGGCCAACGGTGAGGCGCTCGTCCTCGATTGCGAGCGCGAGCGGGCCGAGGACCTGAAAACACGGCTCTTGCGCTACCGGCTTCGATCGAAGGTCGATATCTCGGACGAGAGCGCCGAGCGCGACGTGGCGGCACTCCTCAATGCGACCGACGGCGCCATCCCGAACGCGGGCGCGGACACCCTTGTGTACCGCGATCCACGTCATCCGGACCTGGGACACCGGGTGATTTTTCCCGCCGGCACGATCAATGACGTCGCCGCCCGGCTGGGCGCGTCGGTCACCGATTTCGACCTTTACGAAACGCGTCGCCTGAGCCATGGCGTGCCCGATGGCAGCCGCGACATGGCGGTCGGCAAGGCGCTCCTTCTGGAACATGGGATCGACCGCCTCAACGGCATCGACTGGGACAAGGGCTGCTACATGGGTCAGGAGTTGACGGCCCGAACGCGCTATCGCGCCAATATCCGCAAGCGGCTGATGACGATTCGTGCCGATGCCCCGCTCCCGCCGTCGGGAACGCCGGTCATGGCCGGAGATCAGACCGCGGGCGAGATGAAATCATCCACGAACGGGATCGGCCTCGCCCTGCTGCGGCTCGACTCCCTGCCGGACCCGTCTTCGGATGACGCCCCCCTGACAGCCGATGGTATGCGGCTCGAAGTTTTTGATCATGGATCGACCGGATGATCCCCGAATTTTCGCGCATCCGGCGCGGGCTTTAGGCTTTCGTCAGGAATTGAGCCACAGACTCGCGGGCGAAGCCGCACCAACCCCTGGGAAAGGCCGAGCCATGAGCGAGAGTTCCCAAGCCATCCCGCCGGATGGCAGGGCTGCCACGGAAGACCGGGACAGGCTGGCGGAGGCCGAGGAATCTGTCGCGGCGCTGGCGGCCCAATATCCGAACTGGGTCGGGCAGGAAATTGCCCGGGCGCGGGATGTGCTGGGCGATCGCGCCGGCAACCTGTCGCCCGACGAGACCGGACGGCTTTTCGGCGTCGTACACGATATCAAGGGCCAGGGCGGCAGCTTCGGCTATCCATTGATCAGTGAAATCGCGGGCATGCTGTGCGAATTGCTGCGCGCGGGCCCGGTGGCCGAGCCGCGGCGCGACATCTGTCTCGCCCATCTCGAGGCATTGTCACTCGTGGCCGAGCACCGCATCGCCGGGCCGGGCGGCGCGGCCGGGCAGGCACTCGTCACCCGGCTGCGCGATCTGTCATCATCCCCCTAGCGGGCGGCGGGCGGCCGGCTCAGGCGTCAACGGGCTCGGACGATTCCTCGAGGGCGGCGCGGGCCGCGGCCAGCCGGGCGATCGGCACCCGATAGGGCGAGCAGGAAACGTAATCCAGCCCCACCCGTTCGCAGAAATAGATCGAGGTGGGATCGCCGCCATGCTCGCCGCAAATGCCGAGCTTAAGCCCGTCGCGGGCCGCCCGGCCGCGTTCTGCCGCGATGCGGACGAGCTGGCCCACGCCATCGATATCCAGGGTGACGAAGGGGTCCGTACCGAAGATGCCTTTCTGCAGATAGGCCTCCATGAAGTTCTGCGCATCGTCGCGCGACAGCCCGAGCGTCGTCTGCGTCAGATCGTTCGTGCCGAAGCTGAAGAATTCGGCCGTCTCGGCAATGTGATCTGCCGCCAGCGCCGCGCGGGGCAACTCCACCATGGTGCCCACCAGGTAGTCGACCTTGACTCCGGTCTGGCTCCTCGCATCTTGTGCCGCCTTGTCGATGACCTCCTTCAGAATATCGAGTTCACGCCGGGTGGCGACAAGAGGCACCATGATCTCGGGCAGCACCTTGTCCTTGCCCTTCTTGATGACATCGCTTGCCGCCTCGAAAATGGCCCGCGCCTGCATTTCGTAAATCTCGGGATAGGTGATTCCGAGCCGGCAGCCGCGATGGCCCAGCATCGGGTTCGCTTCCTTCAACCGGATGGCCCGCTGGCGCACCTCGTCGACCGATTTCTCGGTTGCGCGGGCAAGATTTTCCATCTCCTCGTCCGTATGCGGCAGGAATTCGTGCAGCGGCGGGTCAAGGAGACGAATGGTCACCGGCAGGCCCGACATGATCTCGAACAGTTCGACAAAATCCTGGCGTTGCATGGGTTCGATCTTGTCGAGCGCCTTACGCCGTCCCTGCACGTTTTCGGCCATGATCATCTCGCGCATGGCGAGAATGCGGTCGTCCTGAAAGAACATGTGCTCGGTCCGGCAAAGGCCGATGCCTTCGGCGCCGAATTCGCGAGCCACTTCCGCGTCGCGCGGCGTTTCGGCATTGGTACGCACACGCAATCGGCGCACCGAATCGGCCCATTCCATGATCTGGGCAAAATTGCCCGAGAGGTCGGGCTTGACCATCGGCACCTCGCCCAGCAGCAACTCGCCCTTCTCGCCGTCGAGGGTTACCATGTCGCCGGCCTTGAGAACCGTATCGCCTATCGTCATGGTGGCGTCGGCATAGCTGATGCGGAATTCGCCTGCCCCCGCGATGCAGGGCCGGCCCATGCCGCGCGCCACCACGGCCGCGTGGCTGGTCATGCCGCCGCGGGTCGTGAAGATGCCCCTGGCCGCGTGCATGCCGTGGATATCCTCGGGGCTCGTTTCGATGCGCGCCAGGATCACGGCTTCGCCGCGCGCCGTCCGCGCTTCCGCATCGTCGGAGCTGAACACGATCCGGCCCGACGCCGCGCCGGGTGACGCCGGCAGGCCGCGGCCGAGCACTTGGCGCTCGGCCTTGGGGTCGAGCGTCGGATGCAGAAGCTGGTCGAGGGAGGCGGGATCGATTCTCTTGATCGCTTCCTCGCGGGAAATCAGCCCTTCCTCGACCATGTCGACCGCGATCTTGAGCGCCGCCGCCGCGGTACGTTTCCCGTTCCGGGTCTGCAGCATGTACAGCGTGCCCTTCTGAACGGTGAACTCGATATCCTGCATGTCGCGATAATGCTTTTCGAGCTGGGCGCGGACCTCCACCAGTTGCCCGAACACATCCGGCATGACCTCTTCCATTGCAGGCAGGTCGGAACCATTGGACTTGCGGCCGGCAACCGTCAGGTGTTGCGGCGTGCGGATGCCTGCAACAACGTCCTCCCCCTGCGCGTTGACGAGGAACTCGCCATAAAACTCCTTCTTCCCGGTGGAGGGGTCGCGTGTGAAAGCGACGCCCGTCGCACAGTCCCCGCCCATGTTGCCGAACACCATGGCCTGCACGTTGACCGCCGTTCCCCATTCAGCGGGGATGTTGTGCAGCCGTCGGTAGGTCCGGGCACGCTGGTTCATCCAGCTCTTGAAGACGGCGCCGATCGCGGCCCAGAGCTGGTCGCGCACATCCTGCGGGAAGGGCTCGCCGAGCTCCTGCTGGATCTTTTCCTTGTAGATGCCAATCAGATGCTTCCAGTCACCGGCCGAAAGCTCGGTGTCCAGATCAAAGCCCTTGTCCGCCTTGTGCAGTTGCAGCTCTTCCTCGAAGACATGATGCGGCACGCCGAGCACAACATCGCCAAACATGGTGATGAAACGCCGGTAGCTGTCATAGGCGAACCGCTCGTCCCCGCTGTGCCGGGCGAGGCCTTCCACGGTTTCGTCGTTGAGACCGAGATTGAGAACGGTGTCCATCATGCCAGGCATGGAGGCGCGGGCACCCGAGCGTACGGACACGAGGAGGGGGTTGGAAGCGTCACCGAATTTGGCGCCGGTGCGCCTCTCGACCAGTGCGAGAGACTCGTTCACCTGCTCCGCAAGATCGTCGGGATAGCTGCGATCGTGATCATAGAAATAGGTGCACACCTCGGTGGTGATGGTGAAGCCCGGCGGCACCGGCAGACCGAGATTGCTCATCTCCGCCAGATTGGCGCCCTTGCCGCCCAGCAGTTCGCGCAGCCCCGCCATCCCCTCGGCCGCGCCATCGCCAAAGCTGTAGACCCATTTCGTCATCCCTGACCTCTTTTTCCCTGACCCGTGTTGCTTTCAGAACCGGCCGATTCTCCTTCCACCCGGGAGAAGTCGGCCACTTCCTCGATAGCCCCGCCCACCTCGCTCAGCAGGCGCAGCCGGTTTTCCCGAAGGCCGGCATCGGTGGCGTTGATCGTCACCTCATCAAATAGCACATCAAGTACCGGCCTGAGACTCGCCAAATGCCCCATCGCGGCCTCGAAATCCTCCTTTTCGAGCGCCCGCCGGACCGGCTGACGGATTGCCGTCACCGCCTCGAAGGCCGCCCTTTCCGCCGGCTCCCGGAGCAGGTCGGCCGAGACGGGGCCTGGCGTGAAGCCACCCTTGGCCGTTTCCGCACGCACGATATTCATCGCCCGGCGATAGGCAATCAAGAGGTTGCCCCCGGCCTCGCTGTCGAGGAACGCCTCGAGGGCGGCGACGCGGGCAAGCAGCCGGACCAGATCATCTTCCGCCCCGACGCCATCCGTCGCCGTCTTTCGGGCCGCGAAAGCAGCGGCGATCAGGTCGTGGCGAACGCCCTGTTCGCGCAGCCCGGTCTTGAGACGGTCGGCAATGAACCCGAGCAGATCGCTGGCCACGTCGCGGCTGGCGCCGGCCGCCCCAAAGACGGGGTCAAGCGGCAGGCGCAGCCCGTTTTCGAGGATCAGCCGGATCACGCCGAGCGCCGCCCGGCGCAGTGCGTAAGGATCCTTTGAGCCCGTCGGCTTCTCGTCGATGGCGAAGAATCCCGCCAGCGTGTCGATCTTGTCGGCCAGCGCCAAAGCCACGGTGACGGGAGCCGCGGGGCAGGCATCACCGGGCCCCTGTGGCGCGTAATGATCGCGGATCGCATCCGCCACTTCTGCGTGTTCGCCGTCACCGAGGGCGTAATAGCGCCCCATGACGCCCTGGAGTTCCGGAAACTCGCCCACCATGCCGCTGGTCAGATCGCATTTGGCAAGCCGCGCGGCGGAGCGCACCCGATCCCCGTCGGCGCCCGGTACATGGCGGGCGATGGCGACGGCCAGCGCCTGCACGCGGTCCGCCTTGTCGTCGAGCGTGCCGAGGCGGGAGTGAAAGGTGATTTCCTTGAGCCGCGCGGCCCGGCTCGCGAGTGTCTGGCGCCGGTCCTGATCCCAGAAGAACTTGGCGTCGGACAGCCGCGCGCGGAGCACGCGCTCGTTCCCCGCGATTATGGCGGCGCCGTCATCGTCGGTTTCCATGTTGCTGACCAGGAGAAACCGGTCGGCCAGCCGGCTCGTCCCGGTATGCAGGGCGAAATAGCGCTGGTGCTTGCTCATGGCGGTGACCAGCACCTCGGGCGGCAGATCCATGAACGCGGAATCGATCCGGCCCATCCGCACGACGGGCCATTCGACCAGGCCCGCCACCTCGTCGAGAAGTCCGCCCTCCGCGCCAAGCCGAAGGCCGTGATGTCGGGCCAGCGCCTCGGCCGATTGCCGGATGAAGTCACGCCGCTCCTTGCCGTCGAGCATGACGAAGGCGTTGTGCAGCTTTTCGCCGTAATCCCGGAAGTTCCTGACCCGGACGGGCCCGGGCGCAAGAAACCGGTGACCCGATGTCCGGCCGGTAAATTCGATCGCCGCGCCGCCCAGATCCACCGCCCCCTTGAGCACCTTGCCATCGAACAGGGCGAGGACGGAGAGAAGCGGCCGGACCCAGGCGAAATCGGTCTCGCCCCAGCGCATGGATTTTGGCCAGCCGAGCCCGCCGATGGCCGCGCCGACAAGGCCGGGCAGGACCTTTTCCGCCCGTTCGCCAGCGACATGACGGGAGCTGAAATAGAACATCCCCTTGTCGGTTTCGCGAAGCTCGGCCTCATCGATCGAGTCGAGCCCGGCGGACTTGAGAAACCCCTCGATCGCCCGGGCCGGCGAATCGGGCCGCGGCCCCTTGCGCTCGATCACCTGATCGGCCTGACGGAGCGGCAGGTCCGGCACCACAAGGGCGAGACGGCGGGGCGTGACCAGTGCTTCAGCCCTGGCCGGATCAGCGGGCGCGAGACCGGCCGCCGCCAATTCGTCCAGCACGAGCGTGCGGAATGTCCCGGCCGCGCGATCCTGCATGCGCGCCGGGATCTCCTCGGACAGGAGCTCGATCAGGAGCTCAGCCATTGCCCGTCCCGGTTTCCGATTCGAGCCACAACCGGCAACAGGCGCGCGCCAGCTCGCGCACGCGCAGAATATAGCTTTGACGCTCCGCCACGCTGATCACGCCACGCGCATCCAGAAGATTGAAGGTGTGGCTGGCCTTGATGCACTGATCATAGGCCGGCAGGGCCAGGCCGGCCTTTACCAGCTTGGCGCATTCCCCCTCGGCGTCGGCGAAGTGGCGGATCAGTGCTTCCGTGTCGGCCTGTTCGAAATTGTAGTGAGAGAATTCACGCTCGCCCCGCTTGAAGACGTCGCCATAGGTGATGCCCTGCCCGTTCCAGTCCAGATCGTAGACATTCTCGACCCCCTGGATATACATGGCGAGGCGTTCGAGCCCGTAAGTGTATTCCACCGTCACGGGCTTGCACTCGAACCCGCCCACCTGCTGGAAATACGTGTACTGCGTGACTTCCATCCCGTCGCACCAGACCTCCCAGCCGAGCCCCCATGCCCCCAGCGTGGGGCTTTCCCAGTCATCCTCGACGAAGCGGATGTCATGGGCCAGCGGGTCGATCCCGAGATGGCGCAAACTGTCGAGGTAGAGGGCCTGGGCATCGTCCGGAGACGGCTTCAGCACCACCTGGAACTGGTAGTAATGCTGGAGCCGGTTGGGATTGTCGCCATACCGCCCGTCTGTCGGCCGGCGGCAGGGCTGGACATAGGCGGCGCGCCAGGGCTTGGGGCCGAGGGCCCGCAGGGTGGTCGCCGGATGAAACGTGCCCGCCCCCATCTCCATGTCGTAAGGCTGGAGCAGCACGCAGCCCTGATCGGCCCAGAAGCTTGCCAGACGCAGGATGAGCGACTGGAAATCATCCGCCTTTCCCCCGGCTTTCGGGGCGGTTTCTCTCGATTTCTGGGCCACGCGCCTGGGTCCGCGGAAAGGGGCAAAGCGTCTGAAGAACGGCCGCCGGCGGCGCCGGCGAAAGTTGGGCGGAACCTACCGGGATGGGGGGGACCGGTCAATAACGACCGGCCGCGCCTAGAGGCCGAAACGGCCCCAGAGGGCGCGTTCCTCGACGGCTGCCAGAAGCTGGTCGGCCCAGAGCCCCGGCTCCCCCACCCCGCCGCCGGCGGCCCGTGCACCTGTGAAGGTTGGACGCCGAAACAGGGCCCGGCTGCCGCCTACCGGCTTGATCCGCACCTTGTCGCCGAACCGGCTCTTGAGGACCGAGGTCATGTCGCCGATCCCGTCGATCAGGCCAAGGTCGAGGGCCTGTCCGCCGGACCAGAAGGCGCCCGAGAAAACCACATCGTCCGCGCCCTTGAGCCGCCGGCCGCGGCGCTCGCGCACGTGACGGATAAAGTCCTCATGCACGCGTTTCTGGATTTCCCTGAGATGGGCCACGTCACGCGCATCCTCCGGGCGAAAGGGGTCGAGCATACCCTTGTTCTCGCCCGCGACGTGAAGCCGGCGCTCCACACCCATCCTGGCAAGAAGCTCTGGGAATCCGAAGCCGGAGAAGACGACCCCGATGGAGCCGATGATCGAATTGCGGTCGGCGAAGATTTCGTCTCCGGCCGTGGCCAGCCAGTAGCCGCCCGATGCCGCGACATCTTCGGCGAAGGCCAGCACCGGCACATCCTTTTCCCGCGCCAACTGGCGGATACGAGCGGCGATCAGCGAGGATTGCACCGGCGAGCCGCCCGGTGAATTGACTTGCAACGCCACCGCCGTCAGGCGGGAGGGACGAAAGGCCTTCTCGATGGTGCTCGACAGCGATTGCATGGAGAGGGCCTGGCGCAGGCGGCTGCCCTGCCCGATCGCCCCCGAGAGGCGCAGCACGGTGACGAGCGGCCGGCCCCGACCCCACAATCGGCCCAGCGCGTTTTCGGCGGTTGTAACCATCGGGAAAGACTATGTCAGGGTGAGGCACCCTGCCAAGCGCCACCATTCAGGGATCGCCAGGGGTCGCCAGGGATCACCAGGGACCGGCAAGGACCCGCAGCGACCGGCCCGTCCCGCGTGCGGCTGTCAGGCAAGATCGAGCCCTTCGCCCTGGCGCAGCACGCGCTCGGCCGCCGCCGAATAGCTTCCATCCGACTCGTGCAGGACGAGTCCCGGCAGGAACACGGTCGGCCCCGTCTCGCTTTTGCGCCCCTGCACCAGAACACGCTTCGCCGTGCGGCCGGATTTCGGCTGGAGCGGAAAAACACGGAGCCTTCCGGTAATCCACGTCATGCCGTCGAGAAGCTCTGCCAGGCGGTCGGCCCGATGGATAAGGGTCACACTCCCCCCGGGACGGACGAAACGTTCCGCCGCGCGAAGCCAGGGTGAGAGTCCGTCCGCCCCGGCCACCGTGGCGCGCGCGCGGCGCCAGTGCGGCGATGGCCTTGCGCGCTGGCCGTCGAGATAGGGCGGGTTGGCCATGACGTGATCGAAACTCGCGGGCACGAGATCGAGTGCCGGATCACGGATGTCGCCCTCGATCACCTCGAACCGCCCGGCCACGTCATTACCGGCCGCATTTTCCCGCGCCAGCAGGGCCGCCTCGGAATCAATTTCGACACCCGCTACGTGCGATTCGGGTGAGCGGGCAAGCAGGCAAAGCCCCGCCCCGCCCACGCCGCAGCCCAGGTCCAGCACCCTGTCGCCCGGTCGTGCGGGCACCACCGCGGCCAGAAAGACCGTATCCACGGCCACGCGGAAGCCGCGCCTCGGCTGGCGCAGCCTGACCCGGTTATCAAGCAGCCCGTTGAGCGTCGTGTCCCGGGGCGCGGCGGACGCCCTGTCAGTCGTCGTCATGAGATCCCGCTTCCATCATGTCGGGCCCGGCGGGATCGGCCGCCGCCAGAAGACGGCGCGCGCGGGCGGCATCATCATCGCCGACCGTCAGCCGGCGGGGTATGGCGAGGATGCTCCCTTGCAGAATACTCGCGTGTTCGTCCAGCACGACGGCCTCTATTCCAGCCGCTTGCAACAGCGCCTGGGCCCAGGACAGGCGAACGAGATCGGTGGTTTCGAGGACGGCGCGCATGGCACTCCCTTGCCGTTCCGACCGCCGCCGGCCCCAGGATGGCAAGCGGGCCCGGGGGCGATGACTTCAATCTGGTCTCTTTTAGGCGAATTTCCAACCTGTCGCATCTTCGGGGAGCGGGGCGGGCCGGCGCGGGGCCGGGCCCTGGCTTGCGACAGTGCGCCGCTTGACGCCTCGCCGGGCTCGCCTATTCTCGTTCCTTGACGCTGTTTTGCCGCGCCAGGCGGCGGGAGATTGATCAGTGGCCGTCATCGTAAATCTGGAAGGCGGGCGGGAACGCCCGGCAACCGAAGGCCTGCAGGCCCTGGCCGATCTTACGGCCAACGATCTCAAGGAGGTGAACCGCGTCATCGTGAACCGGATGCAAAGCCCGGTCGCGCTGATCCCGCAGCTTGCCGCCCACCTTGTCGCCGCCGGGGGCAAGCGGGTCCGGCCGATGCTCACTCTCGCGGCGGCACGCATGTGCGGCTATGAGGGTGAGCGCCATATCGGCCTGGCCGCGGCGGTGGAGTTTATTCATACGGCGACGCTGCTGCATGACGATGTCGTTGACAAGAGCGCCCTTCGCCGCGGACTCGCGACCGCCAATGCCGTGTTCGGCAACAAGGCCAGCGTGCTGGTGGGGGACTTTTTGTTCAGCCGCTCGTTCCAGTTGATGGTGAGTGATGGCTCGACCGAGGTGCTGCGTATCCTGTCCGACGCGAGTGCGATCATTGCCGAGGGCGAGGTGCACCAGATCGTCACCTCGAACGACACCGAGACGGGCGAGGAGGCCTATCTCGAGGTCATCAAGTCCAAGACAGCCCGGCTCTTCGCCGCTGCCTGCCGGATCGGCGCCGTGGTCGCCGAGCGACCGGACGTGGAAGCGGACGCGCTGGAGAGCTTCGGGCTGAACCTGGGAATAGCCTTTCAGCTCGTGGACGACGTTCTCGACTTTTCCGCCAAGCAGGCCACGCTGGGCAAGACCATCGGCGACGATTTCGCCGAGGGCAAGGTCACGCTCCCGATCATCCTGGCCTACCGGCGCGGCAATGAGGAGGAGCGGGATTTCTGGCGTCGCACGATCGAGAGGCTGGACCAGAAGGACGGCGATCTCGACTATGCGATCTATCTCATGGAACGGCACAACTCGCTGGCCGATACCGTCGCCCGGGCGCGCCATTATGGCGCGGTGGCGCGCGATGCGCTGGCGATCTTCCCCGACGCCGAGGCCCGCGAGGCCCTGCTCAGGGTCGTGGATTTCTGCATCGAACGCGCCCATTAGGGCGTCGCCCAAGTTGATCCGGGCGCGGCGGCACGCTATAAGCGCCCCCTCGTCAGGCCCTGCCTGACGGGACCCGTGCCGGAGTGTAGCTCAGCCTGGTAGAGCACTGTCTTCGGGAGGCAGGGGCCGGAGGTTCAAATCCTCTCACTCCGACCATATCGCGCGAACCGCTGGTTCGCCCTCGTTCTGGGGGCGTTCCAGCGCGCGCCGCGACGGCACCGCCAGAAGCCCCTGCCCGACCCTGGCAGGGTTTTCTCATGCGCCCGGCCATGATGCCTCTCCCCGATGCGCTCGCCGGCTACCCCTTCCGGCGGTCTGACCGGCGCGCGCGGCGCGAGAGCGGAACGGAATAAGACGCGCGCCACAATCCTTCGCCCGCCGCCTTCAAAGTTCCACAATTTGCACCGCAATTCCGCCTACAAGCGCGCCCAGCATTCGATCGTCCGGTTCGGGACGTCTCACCACCCGGGCCGGTCGTTTCATCCAACCGCGACTTAACGCATATGCGAAAAGGAAGAGCACATGGAAATCAGGAAAGGATTTTACGCGGCCGCCTTCGCAGCGGCGCTGACCCTACCCGCATTCCTGGGCGCCCAGGCAGGAGACGACTCAGCCAAATGCGACCAGATACAGGACCCTGACAAACGGGCCGAGTGCCTCGAGAAATCCGAAGGCAAGTAATCACGCCCGGGAAACGGTCGGCAGGGTCCGGCCAGTTTGCCCATCTCGCCCCGCGGCACCCGGCCGCGGGGTTTTTTTGCGCCCGCGGCACGATCACGGATGGCGCCCGCCTCACGATCCTGCCCGGGCCCGGCTCCAGGGGGTTGCGGATTTCTCGACCGGAACACCATCCACCCGAATCTCGTCGACAAACTCGTTATAGAAGCAAAGCAGCCCCCTGATGGCCGGGCATTCGGGAATGGGATCGGGATAGGTCCAGACCAGATCGCGCAGCGTTTCTCCCCTCACCGTCACGTCGTGATAGGCGGCGACACCCTTGTAAGGGCAACGGCTCGTCGTCTCGCTGGGAGACAGGATTCCGGGTTTCAGATCCTCGGGCGGGAGGTAGAAACGCGGCGGCAGTCCCGTTTCGAAAAGGAACCGGGCGCGGCGGCTTTCGCCAACCACCTCGCCCCGGACGACGACCTCGACATGCCGGTGACTTTGGACCACGTCGACGCGGTGATAGGGCGAGCGGGGATGTACGAAGATTTCCTCGTCCTCCTCGTACCAGTGATCGATCCTGTTCCAGTAAAAGGCGATGGCCTCCCCGAGGGCAGCGCTTTCCGGTATGGGCGTCGGATAGCTCCAGGCCGCGTTCTCGGCCGAACGGCCCCCGGCCTTGACCGTCCAGTACGCGGCCTCGCCCTTGTAGGGGCAGGTCGTGCGGTGATCCGTCGGCACGAGGAGGTCCATGCGGATATCGGCCCGGGGAAAATAATAGACCGGGAGGCAGCCCGTTTCGAGGACGAGGAGCGGACGGGAAGAATCGGCGATGGTCTCGCCGCCGAACATTGCCCGGACCCGTCGCGGACTATTCTCGATTTCGACGATATGAGGCCCGTCCTTTTCGCGAACATGGCCCGCATGGGTGCGATCGAATATGGCGGATTTGGGCATGCGGTCCTCTCTGCCTTGCTGTCGCGCGGGGCGGACAGATTAACATAGCAGGCGACTCGGTATTTAACCCCAGTTTTTCTGTGGAATTGGGCCGGGCGCGGTGGTAAGAAGGCCGCCATGAAAACCGTTCGGCCCACGACCTGCCGCGAGGCAGCGATCACCACGTATCTGGAGCTCCGCGCCTGTGGCGAGACGGACCCGATCGCATTCGACGCGGCGGTGCAGGTCTATCGCTGCCGCCATCCGGAGATGGCCGCGGAACCGGCCCGGATCCGGGTGGCAGACTGGATCGACGACGCGCTGTCCGGCACGCCGGCCGCCTGAACCTCTCCCCCTGGCTATTTGGCCAGCTGATCGAGCACTGCCAGCATGTCCGCGACCGTGGTGAATTTGCGCCGGGGCGCGCCCGCCCGCGCCGCCGCCAGTTCGGCCGCGTTGATCTTCTGCCAGTCCCCGTAATCGACGACGCGACAGCCGCGTGTCGCCAGCAAGGACTCCAGCCCCTCACGACCGGGTGTCGAACCGCTGCCCGTACCGCAATCCTCGACGACATGCCCCGCCACGTTCACACCGTCGGGATGGTTCGTCGAGATGACGCCCGTGGGCCCCCGCTTGGCCCAGCCGGCCGCGTACAGGCCGCTGGCGATGCGGCCATCCTCGTTGATGAAGCGCCCCTCCCTGTCATCGAAGGGCACGCCGTCGATGGGGCGCGAGCGGTAGCCGATACAGGTCACGACCAGGTCTGCGGGGAGGGTGAAGCTCTCGTCCGTCGCGACAGCCCGGCCCCGCTCCAGCCGGTTACGCACGAGCCTGAGGCCGCTCGCCTTCTCGTCGCCCAGGATCTCCACGGGCGACGCCAGAAACAGAAGGTGGATGGAGATTGGCTTGTCGCCCGGCCGGTTATCCACGTAGCCGCGCAGCACTTCGAGGTTCTTTTCCTTGACGATCTGCGTCTTGCGATCGCCCTGATCGGACACGGAATCGGGCAGCAGGCCGGCATCGATCAGGGGCACGGCGCGCTCGAGATTGCCCAGTTCCTTCAGCTCGCGCGTGGTGAACGAGGCCTCGACCGGACCGCGCCGTCCGATAATGTAGATGTCCTTGAGTCGGGCGGCCTGGATTTTGCCGGCCACCTCTTCTGGCAGGTCGCTCGTGGACATTTCTTCCTCGGTCTTGGCCAGCACGCGCGCCACATCGATCGCCACGTTGCCGTTGCCGACCACGGCGACGGCCTTGCCGCTCAGATCGACATCGAGCCCGGCGAAATCCGGGTGGCCATTGTACCAGCCGACGAAATCCGCCGAGCCAAGGACGTTCTTCTTGTCCTCGCCGGGGATGCCGAGGTTGCGGTCGAGCGCGGCACCGCTGGCAAAGACGACGGCGTCGTAAAGCTCGCGGAGTTCTCCGAC from Alphaproteobacteria bacterium encodes:
- a CDS encoding S49 family peptidase, whose amino-acid sequence is MVTTAENALGRLWGRGRPLVTVLRLSGAIGQGSRLRQALSMQSLSSTIEKAFRPSRLTAVALQVNSPGGSPVQSSLIAARIRQLAREKDVPVLAFAEDVAASGGYWLATAGDEIFADRNSIIGSIGVVFSGFGFPELLARMGVERRLHVAGENKGMLDPFRPEDARDVAHLREIQKRVHEDFIRHVRERRGRRLKGADDVVFSGAFWSGGQALDLGLIDGIGDMTSVLKSRFGDKVRIKPVGGSRALFRRPTFTGARAAGGGVGEPGLWADQLLAAVEERALWGRFGL
- a CDS encoding methyltransferase, with product MTTTDRASAAPRDTTLNGLLDNRVRLRQPRRGFRVAVDTVFLAAVVPARPGDRVLDLGCGVGGAGLCLLARSPESHVAGVEIDSEAALLARENAAGNDVAGRFEVIEGDIRDPALDLVPASFDHVMANPPYLDGQRARPSPHWRRARATVAGADGLSPWLRAAERFVRPGGSVTLIHRADRLAELLDGMTWITGRLRVFPLQPKSGRTAKRVLVQGRKSETGPTVFLPGLVLHESDGSYSAAAERVLRQGEGLDLA
- a CDS encoding DUF427 domain-containing protein, translated to MPKSAIFDRTHAGHVREKDGPHIVEIENSPRRVRAMFGGETIADSSRPLLVLETGCLPVYYFPRADIRMDLLVPTDHRTTCPYKGEAAYWTVKAGGRSAENAAWSYPTPIPESAALGEAIAFYWNRIDHWYEEDEEIFVHPRSPYHRVDVVQSHRHVEVVVRGEVVGESRRARFLFETGLPPRFYLPPEDLKPGILSPSETTSRCPYKGVAAYHDVTVRGETLRDLVWTYPDPIPECPAIRGLLCFYNEFVDEIRVDGVPVEKSATPWSRARAGS
- a CDS encoding glycine--tRNA ligase subunit alpha, which produces MAQKSRETAPKAGGKADDFQSLILRLASFWADQGCVLLQPYDMEMGAGTFHPATTLRALGPKPWRAAYVQPCRRPTDGRYGDNPNRLQHYYQFQVVLKPSPDDAQALYLDSLRHLGIDPLAHDIRFVEDDWESPTLGAWGLGWEVWCDGMEVTQYTYFQQVGGFECKPVTVEYTYGLERLAMYIQGVENVYDLDWNGQGITYGDVFKRGEREFSHYNFEQADTEALIRHFADAEGECAKLVKAGLALPAYDQCIKASHTFNLLDARGVISVAERQSYILRVRELARACCRLWLESETGTGNG
- a CDS encoding polyprenyl synthetase family protein — its product is MAVIVNLEGGRERPATEGLQALADLTANDLKEVNRVIVNRMQSPVALIPQLAAHLVAAGGKRVRPMLTLAAARMCGYEGERHIGLAAAVEFIHTATLLHDDVVDKSALRRGLATANAVFGNKASVLVGDFLFSRSFQLMVSDGSTEVLRILSDASAIIAEGEVHQIVTSNDTETGEEAYLEVIKSKTARLFAAACRIGAVVAERPDVEADALESFGLNLGIAFQLVDDVLDFSAKQATLGKTIGDDFAEGKVTLPIILAYRRGNEEERDFWRRTIERLDQKDGDLDYAIYLMERHNSLADTVARARHYGAVARDALAIFPDAEAREALLRVVDFCIERAH
- a CDS encoding DUF2007 domain-containing protein; translation: MRAVLETTDLVRLSWAQALLQAAGIEAVVLDEHASILQGSILAIPRRLTVGDDDAARARRLLAAADPAGPDMMEAGSHDDD